A window of the Tunturibacter empetritectus genome harbors these coding sequences:
- a CDS encoding GNAT family N-acetyltransferase: MTTITPLNPNGTLNLRAATPADISQILVFVRDLATYEREPDAVLATEADLLRDGFGPDKRFDCIIAELADGETITAAGFALYFYNYSTWRGHAGIYLEDLYVDPKHRGKGVGKALLTRVAAIAVAEGCPRFEWSVLDWNTPSIDFYQQLGAVMKSEWKGMQVSGEALVALAALSQ, translated from the coding sequence ATGACGACTATTACCCCTTTGAACCCCAACGGCACACTCAATCTGCGGGCTGCTACACCTGCGGACATTTCTCAGATTCTCGTCTTCGTTCGTGATCTCGCCACTTATGAGCGCGAACCGGATGCCGTTCTTGCTACGGAAGCCGATCTGCTTCGGGATGGGTTCGGGCCTGACAAACGCTTCGACTGCATCATCGCCGAGTTGGCTGATGGTGAGACGATCACGGCTGCCGGCTTCGCTCTTTATTTCTATAACTACTCGACGTGGCGCGGACATGCGGGTATCTATCTTGAAGATCTTTACGTCGACCCGAAGCATCGCGGGAAGGGAGTTGGGAAGGCTCTGCTTACTCGGGTCGCAGCTATTGCGGTTGCCGAGGGTTGTCCGCGGTTTGAATGGAGCGTGCTTGATTGGAATACGCCATCTATTGACTTCTACCAGCAGTTGGGAGCTGTGATGAAGTCGGAGTGGAAGGGAATGCAGGTTTCGGGGGAAGCTCTGGTTGCGCTGGCTGCACTATCGCAGTAG